From Halorubrum salinarum, the proteins below share one genomic window:
- a CDS encoding response regulator, which translates to MSGTPDATVLAVDDEPDLAELYRVYLDTEYDVRIATGGEEAVDMMDETVDVVLLDRRMPDMSGHEVLNAIRGDGYDARVAMLTAVEPDVDIVEMPFDDYKTKPVTKEDLLTLVEVLLHRAAFDERSQEFFALASKKAALEAAGTTNSEEYEELIERMESVRVEVDDTLDHLSARDAFVEVPGEVP; encoded by the coding sequence ATGAGCGGCACCCCGGACGCGACCGTCCTCGCGGTCGACGACGAGCCGGACCTCGCAGAGCTGTACCGGGTGTACCTCGACACGGAGTACGACGTTCGCATCGCGACCGGGGGCGAGGAGGCGGTCGACATGATGGACGAGACGGTCGACGTGGTCCTCCTCGACCGCCGGATGCCCGACATGTCGGGCCACGAGGTGCTGAACGCGATCCGCGGCGACGGGTACGACGCCCGGGTGGCGATGCTGACCGCGGTCGAGCCCGACGTCGACATCGTCGAGATGCCGTTCGACGACTACAAGACGAAGCCGGTCACGAAGGAGGACCTCCTCACGCTCGTCGAGGTGCTCCTCCACCGCGCCGCGTTCGACGAGCGGAGCCAGGAGTTCTTCGCGCTCGCCTCGAAGAAGGCGGCGCTGGAGGCCGCCGGCACGACGAACTCCGAGGAGTACGAGGAGCTCATCGAGCGGATGGAGTCCGTGCGCGTCGAGGTCGACGACACGCTCGACCACCTCTCGGCGCGGGACGCGTTCGTCGAGGTCCCGGGCGAAGTACCGTAG
- a CDS encoding L-aspartate oxidase: protein MTDHETADVLVVGSGIAGLTAALAAAREGREVTVATKATRPADAASWWAQGGIAVARGRPERFKRDVLAASDGTADPDAVDVLVENADDAVRDVLVDALGVEFDREAGGDAFDYGREAAHGEDRILHVGAATGEHVHVPLLNHLDGRDGVEVVDDAAALELIAREGRVHGAVVASDDGRFSVYAGATVLATGGIGDLFPRSTNPRGATGDGVAMAALAGADVTDMEFVQFHPTAYDAGPDEEGFLVSEAVRGEGALLRNGDGERFMPAYHDDAELAPRDVVSRAVAAEREATGEVRLDVGPLDFAGAFPGLAEKCADRGVDPAEGIPVAPAEHFLCGGVAVDDRGRASLDRLYAVGECARTGVHGANRLASTSLLEGLVWGLRAGADAAESGGTPANPERVAPPELLDRDPDLPPAFAREKFRRLRRVLGEHVGIERDPTELRRALGVLRRLKGEVDAYVRTRTSRSLYELRNATVTALLVTRQALANGESVGTHYVADDAEPAEPGPAADD, encoded by the coding sequence ATGACGGACCACGAGACCGCGGACGTGCTCGTCGTCGGCTCGGGGATCGCCGGACTGACGGCGGCGCTCGCCGCCGCGCGCGAGGGACGCGAGGTGACGGTGGCGACGAAGGCCACGCGCCCGGCGGACGCCGCGTCGTGGTGGGCACAGGGCGGGATCGCCGTCGCGCGCGGCCGGCCGGAGCGGTTCAAGCGCGACGTGCTGGCGGCCTCGGACGGGACGGCCGACCCGGACGCTGTCGACGTGCTCGTCGAGAACGCCGACGACGCCGTCCGGGACGTGCTCGTCGACGCGCTCGGCGTCGAGTTCGACCGCGAGGCGGGCGGCGACGCGTTCGACTACGGCCGCGAGGCGGCCCACGGCGAGGACCGGATCCTCCACGTCGGCGCGGCGACGGGCGAGCACGTCCACGTCCCCCTCTTGAACCACCTCGACGGGCGCGACGGCGTCGAGGTCGTCGACGACGCCGCGGCGCTCGAACTGATCGCGCGCGAGGGGCGCGTCCACGGGGCCGTCGTGGCGTCGGACGACGGTCGCTTTTCGGTGTACGCGGGCGCGACCGTACTCGCGACGGGCGGGATCGGTGACCTGTTCCCGCGGTCGACGAACCCGCGCGGCGCCACCGGCGACGGGGTCGCGATGGCCGCGCTCGCGGGCGCCGACGTGACCGACATGGAGTTCGTCCAGTTCCACCCGACGGCGTACGACGCGGGCCCGGACGAGGAGGGGTTCCTCGTCAGCGAGGCGGTCCGGGGCGAGGGCGCGCTGCTGCGTAACGGCGACGGCGAGCGGTTCATGCCCGCCTACCACGACGACGCCGAGCTCGCGCCGCGCGACGTGGTCTCGCGGGCCGTGGCCGCCGAGCGCGAGGCCACGGGCGAGGTCCGCCTCGACGTGGGGCCGCTCGACTTCGCGGGCGCGTTCCCCGGCCTCGCCGAGAAGTGCGCCGACCGCGGCGTCGACCCCGCCGAGGGGATCCCCGTCGCGCCCGCCGAGCACTTCCTCTGTGGCGGCGTCGCCGTCGACGACCGCGGGCGGGCGAGCCTCGACCGGCTCTACGCGGTCGGCGAGTGCGCGCGGACCGGCGTCCACGGGGCGAACCGCCTCGCGTCCACGAGCCTCCTCGAAGGGCTCGTCTGGGGGCTCCGCGCCGGCGCCGACGCCGCCGAGTCCGGCGGGACGCCCGCGAACCCGGAGCGCGTCGCGCCCCCGGAGCTGTTGGACCGCGACCCGGATCTCCCGCCGGCGTTCGCCCGCGAGAAGTTCCGACGGCTCCGCCGGGTGCTGGGCGAGCACGTCGGGATCGAGCGCGACCCGACCGAACTCCGCCGGGCGCTCGGCGTGCTCCGGCGCCTGAAGGGGGAGGTCGACGCGTACGTCCGGACTCGGACCTCGCGGTCGCTCTACGAGCTTCGGAACGCGACCGTGACGGCGCTGCTCGTGACTCGACAGGCGCTCGCGAACGGCGAGAGCGTCGGGACGCACTACGTCGCGGACGACGCCGAGCCCGCCGAACCCGGGCCGGCGGCGGACGACTGA
- a CDS encoding acetamidase/formamidase family protein encodes MAQTEVKEELYVDQYTLGLVGPDQEWAGTVADGGTVTTYTPPGCWGPMVTPSFRGGHEVTRPIRVEGAEVGDAVAIHIRDVEVTSMATSTGSMAERDEAFGDDPFVDHRCPECGTTWPDSVVEGTGEDAIRCAECGANASSFGFEYGYTVAFDHENAVGITLDKDGAHALATDAERVMDIPENARQHPILLYEPDEMPGTLGRLRPFIGNIGTTPPVTMPDSHNAGDFGQNLIGADHDYGVETEADLDLRTDGHMDVPEVRAGATLICPVAVDGGGVYVGDLHANQGDGELSLHTTDVSGTVTMDVEVIEDVDLDGPVLLPNEEDLPFISKPYSDEEVAAGDDLGAEHGVDVDTDAAPIQVIGSGATVNDATQNAFDRAGTLLGMSEGEVRARCTFTGGVQIGRLPGVVQLDMLVPADVLAESGLDDVTREQYGL; translated from the coding sequence ATGGCGCAAACAGAGGTCAAAGAGGAGCTGTACGTCGACCAGTACACGCTCGGGCTCGTCGGGCCCGACCAGGAGTGGGCCGGGACGGTCGCGGACGGCGGGACGGTGACGACGTACACGCCGCCGGGCTGTTGGGGGCCGATGGTGACGCCCTCGTTCCGCGGCGGCCACGAGGTGACCCGCCCGATCCGCGTCGAGGGCGCCGAGGTCGGCGACGCCGTCGCGATCCACATCCGTGACGTGGAGGTGACGAGCATGGCCACCAGCACGGGGTCGATGGCGGAGCGCGACGAGGCGTTCGGCGACGACCCGTTCGTCGACCACCGCTGCCCGGAGTGCGGGACGACGTGGCCCGACTCCGTCGTCGAGGGCACCGGCGAGGACGCGATCCGCTGTGCGGAGTGCGGGGCCAACGCCTCCTCGTTCGGGTTCGAGTACGGCTACACCGTCGCCTTCGACCACGAGAACGCGGTCGGGATCACGCTCGATAAAGACGGCGCCCACGCGCTCGCGACCGACGCCGAGCGCGTGATGGACATCCCCGAAAACGCCCGTCAGCACCCGATCCTGCTGTACGAACCCGACGAGATGCCCGGCACGCTCGGCCGGCTCCGCCCGTTCATCGGCAACATCGGGACGACGCCGCCGGTGACGATGCCCGACTCGCACAACGCGGGCGACTTCGGGCAGAACCTCATCGGCGCCGACCACGACTACGGCGTCGAGACCGAGGCGGACCTGGACCTGCGCACCGACGGCCACATGGACGTGCCCGAGGTCCGCGCGGGCGCGACGCTGATCTGCCCGGTCGCCGTCGACGGCGGCGGGGTCTACGTCGGCGACCTCCACGCGAATCAGGGCGACGGCGAGCTCTCCCTCCACACCACCGACGTGAGCGGGACGGTCACGATGGACGTGGAGGTGATCGAGGACGTGGACCTCGACGGCCCCGTCCTGCTCCCGAACGAGGAGGACCTCCCGTTCATCAGCAAGCCCTACAGCGACGAGGAGGTCGCCGCGGGGGACGACCTCGGCGCGGAACACGGCGTCGACGTGGACACCGACGCCGCCCCGATCCAGGTGATCGGCTCCGGCGCGACCGTCAACGACGCCACGCAGAACGCCTTCGACCGCGCCGGGACGCTGCTCGGCATGAGCGAGGGCGAGGTCCGCGCCCGGTGTACCTTCACCGGCGGCGTCCAGATCGGTCGGCTCCCGGGGGTCGTCCAGCTCGACATGCTCGTGCCCGCGGACGTGCTGGCGGAGTCGGGCCTCGACGACGTGACGCGCGAACAGTACGGGCTGTAA
- a CDS encoding aminopeptidase — translation MDARVREHAEIIADHSTGIESGDDVVIQMPKEAEDLAVALHEVCGDRGANPVYLNYSKRAQRAFKRSSDEFTEPSHRRALYEEADAFVIARGGANATEDADVDPETNAAYNRAMEEVKRTRLSKTWCLTQYPTASHAQLAGMSTEAYENFVWDAVSLDWDEQREFQAEMVEILDAADEVRIKSGDETDLTLDVSGNSTLNDYGEANLPGGEVFTAPTRDGVDGEVHFDLPLYRYGREIDGVRLRFEDGEVVSHSAERNEDLLSGILDTDEGSQRLGELGIGMNRQIDRFTYNMLFDEKMGDTVHMAVGSAYPETVGEENAVNESAEHVDMIVDMSEDSVIEVDGEVVQRNGTFVFEDGF, via the coding sequence ATGGACGCACGCGTACGCGAACACGCGGAGATCATCGCCGACCACTCGACCGGCATCGAGTCGGGCGACGACGTGGTCATCCAGATGCCGAAGGAGGCCGAGGACCTCGCGGTCGCGCTCCACGAGGTCTGCGGCGACCGCGGGGCGAACCCCGTCTACCTCAACTACTCGAAGCGCGCCCAGCGCGCGTTCAAGCGCTCGTCCGACGAGTTCACGGAGCCGAGCCACCGGCGCGCGCTTTACGAGGAGGCCGACGCGTTCGTCATCGCGCGCGGCGGCGCGAACGCCACCGAGGACGCCGACGTGGACCCCGAGACGAACGCCGCGTACAACCGCGCGATGGAGGAGGTCAAGCGCACGCGGCTCTCGAAGACGTGGTGTCTCACGCAGTACCCGACCGCGAGCCACGCCCAGCTCGCCGGGATGAGCACCGAGGCGTACGAGAACTTCGTGTGGGACGCCGTCTCGCTCGACTGGGACGAACAGCGCGAGTTCCAGGCGGAGATGGTCGAGATCCTCGACGCGGCCGACGAGGTGCGCATCAAGTCCGGCGACGAGACCGACCTCACGCTCGACGTGTCGGGCAACTCCACGCTCAACGACTACGGCGAGGCGAACCTTCCCGGCGGCGAGGTGTTCACGGCGCCGACGCGCGACGGCGTCGACGGCGAGGTCCACTTCGACCTGCCCCTCTACCGCTACGGGCGCGAGATCGACGGCGTCCGGCTCCGGTTCGAGGACGGCGAGGTCGTCTCCCACTCCGCCGAGCGCAACGAGGACCTGCTCTCCGGCATCCTCGACACCGACGAGGGCTCCCAGCGCCTCGGCGAGCTCGGGATCGGGATGAACCGACAGATCGACCGGTTCACCTACAACATGCTGTTCGACGAGAAGATGGGCGACACCGTCCACATGGCGGTCGGCTCCGCGTACCCGGAGACCGTCGGCGAGGAGAACGCGGTCAACGAGTCCGCCGAGCACGTCGACATGATCGTCGACATGAGCGAGGACTCCGTCATCGAGGTCGACGGCGAGGTCGTCCAGCGGAACGGGACGTTCGTCTTCGAAGACGGGTTCTGA
- a CDS encoding pyruvoyl-dependent arginine decarboxylase, with translation MNTIHVAGGVGIADTAMASYDAALADANLHNYNLVAVSSVVPAEATVEAVAEAPDLGPAGNRLTVVEARRTVGPGDEVDFREGGRAGAEGAESKRAPRRHPDAVAGLGWATGPGPGLFYEVTGEDPDDVRERIEAGLDSGAGLRDWDLPDRETRVETVAAEPDRYATAVVIAAYGESEPIL, from the coding sequence ATGAACACCATCCACGTCGCCGGCGGCGTCGGGATCGCCGACACGGCGATGGCCTCCTACGACGCCGCGCTCGCGGACGCGAACCTCCACAACTACAACCTCGTGGCGGTCTCCTCGGTCGTCCCCGCCGAGGCGACGGTCGAGGCGGTCGCGGAGGCGCCCGACCTCGGCCCCGCGGGCAACCGGCTCACCGTCGTCGAGGCGCGCCGGACGGTCGGGCCGGGCGACGAGGTCGACTTCCGGGAGGGCGGCCGCGCCGGCGCCGAGGGCGCCGAGTCGAAGCGCGCCCCGAGGCGACACCCCGACGCGGTCGCGGGGCTCGGCTGGGCGACGGGCCCGGGACCCGGCCTCTTCTACGAGGTGACCGGGGAGGACCCCGACGACGTGCGCGAGCGGATCGAGGCGGGCCTCGACAGCGGGGCGGGCCTCCGCGACTGGGACCTGCCGGACCGCGAGACGCGCGTCGAGACGGTCGCGGCCGAGCCGGACCGGTACGCGACCGCGGTCGTGATCGCCGCCTACGGGGAGTCGGAGCCGATCCTGTAA
- the pan2 gene encoding proteasome-activating nucleotidase Pan2, which translates to MSHSPSLPDRPRLELDPEMSDAERLEAIRQHYRRIVQVNEELETRLADAEGRRGELKDDVEQLKRENEVLKTTSLYIASVEEITDEGVVIKQHGNNQEVLTQAASRLEEDLRPGDRVAINDSFAVQQVLDDETDSRAQAMEVTESPDVTYADIGGIDDQIREVREAVEDPLENPEQFETVGVEPPSGVLLHGPPGTGKTMLAKAVANESDATFIKMAGSELVRKFIGEGARLVRDLFELAAEREPAVIFIDEIDAVAAKRTDSKTSGDAEVQRTMMQLLSEMDGFDDRGEVRIMAATNRFDMLDEAILRPGRFDRLIEVPEPGAEGRERILEIHTDDMNVADGVDLGVVARDLDGYSGADIASLATEAGMFAIRDGRTEVTQEDFEQARDKLQDADTEDERVINYQY; encoded by the coding sequence ATGTCTCACAGCCCCTCACTGCCCGACCGCCCGCGGTTGGAGCTCGACCCCGAGATGAGCGACGCGGAGCGGTTGGAGGCGATCCGCCAGCACTACCGGCGGATCGTTCAGGTGAACGAGGAACTGGAAACGCGGCTCGCGGACGCCGAGGGGCGCCGCGGCGAGCTGAAAGACGACGTCGAGCAGCTGAAACGCGAAAACGAGGTGCTGAAGACCACCTCGCTGTACATCGCGTCCGTCGAGGAGATCACCGACGAGGGCGTCGTCATCAAACAGCACGGCAACAACCAGGAGGTGCTCACGCAGGCCGCCTCGCGGCTCGAAGAGGACCTCCGCCCCGGCGACCGCGTCGCGATCAACGACTCCTTCGCCGTCCAGCAGGTGCTCGACGACGAGACCGACTCCCGGGCGCAGGCGATGGAGGTCACCGAGTCCCCAGACGTCACCTACGCCGACATCGGCGGCATCGACGACCAGATCCGGGAGGTGCGCGAGGCCGTCGAGGACCCCCTCGAAAACCCCGAGCAGTTCGAGACGGTCGGCGTCGAGCCGCCGAGCGGGGTCCTACTCCACGGCCCGCCGGGCACCGGGAAGACGATGCTCGCGAAGGCCGTTGCCAACGAGTCCGACGCGACGTTCATCAAGATGGCCGGCTCCGAGCTCGTCCGGAAGTTCATCGGCGAGGGCGCGCGGCTCGTCCGCGACCTGTTCGAGCTGGCCGCCGAGCGCGAGCCCGCCGTCATCTTCATCGACGAGATCGACGCCGTCGCCGCCAAGCGGACGGACTCGAAGACCTCGGGCGACGCCGAGGTCCAGCGCACGATGATGCAGCTGCTCAGCGAGATGGACGGCTTCGACGACCGCGGCGAGGTCCGGATCATGGCCGCGACCAACCGCTTCGACATGCTCGACGAGGCCATCCTCCGCCCCGGCCGCTTCGACCGCCTCATCGAGGTGCCCGAGCCGGGCGCCGAGGGCCGCGAGCGCATCCTGGAGATCCACACCGACGACATGAACGTCGCCGACGGCGTCGACCTCGGCGTCGTCGCCCGCGACCTCGACGGGTACAGCGGCGCCGACATCGCGTCGCTGGCGACCGAGGCCGGCATGTTCGCCATCCGCGACGGCCGCACCGAGGTGACCCAGGAGGACTTCGAGCAGGCCCGCGACAAGCTTCAGGACGCGGACACGGAAGACGAGCGGGTCATCAACTACCAGTACTGA
- a CDS encoding M48 family metallopeptidase, with protein sequence MSRLAFRAAAAAVGVGLLVVYLAAALFVADLLRAVWAARPDLPVLLALLAATALASAYLSYRLGTAQILANLEGDRVPRERAPDLHRRIDSLAARMDVERPALYVTDARAPNAFAVGGGSDGGALVIDRSLFRLLAPREVEAIFAHELAHLEGNDGLAIAMADGVGRSLVGFATVAALPALLALSGLAAASAWIRGRPGDRSGPFARLHRGLAGALFAGFVLATLVVRSRSRRREFAADDRAAEVTGDPAALARALRRIERATDPEWPLAPFSSQKRTDETAERWLSTHPSTDERVERLRERAESQGPTRRIPAGPSRATVGQGRSLR encoded by the coding sequence ATGTCTCGGCTCGCGTTCCGCGCGGCCGCGGCGGCCGTCGGCGTCGGCCTGCTCGTGGTGTACCTGGCCGCGGCGCTGTTCGTCGCCGACCTGCTGCGCGCGGTCTGGGCCGCCCGGCCGGACCTCCCGGTCCTCCTCGCGCTTCTCGCCGCGACCGCGCTCGCGTCGGCGTACCTCAGCTACCGGCTCGGCACCGCGCAGATCCTCGCGAACCTCGAGGGCGACCGCGTCCCTCGGGAGCGGGCCCCCGACCTCCACCGGCGGATCGACTCGCTCGCGGCGCGGATGGACGTCGAGCGCCCGGCGCTGTACGTCACCGACGCCCGCGCGCCGAACGCGTTCGCGGTCGGCGGCGGGAGCGACGGCGGCGCGCTGGTGATCGACCGGTCGCTGTTCCGGCTGCTCGCCCCCCGGGAGGTCGAAGCGATATTCGCGCACGAGCTGGCGCACCTGGAGGGGAACGACGGCCTCGCGATCGCGATGGCCGACGGGGTCGGCCGCTCGCTGGTCGGGTTCGCCACCGTGGCCGCGCTCCCGGCGCTGCTCGCGCTGTCGGGGCTCGCGGCCGCCTCGGCGTGGATCCGCGGGCGACCCGGCGACCGCTCGGGACCGTTCGCGCGCCTTCACCGGGGGCTCGCGGGCGCCCTGTTCGCGGGGTTCGTCCTCGCGACGCTCGTCGTCCGGTCGCGGTCGCGCAGGCGCGAGTTCGCGGCCGACGACCGCGCGGCCGAGGTGACGGGCGACCCCGCGGCGCTCGCGCGGGCGCTCCGCCGGATCGAGCGGGCGACCGACCCGGAGTGGCCCCTCGCGCCGTTCTCGTCGCAGAAACGGACCGACGAGACCGCAGAGCGCTGGCTCTCGACGCACCCCTCGACCGACGAGCGGGTCGAGCGCCTGCGGGAGCGGGCCGAGTCGCAGGGGCCGACGCGGCGGATCCCGGCGGGACCGTCGCGGGCGACCGTCGGACAGGGCCGCTCGCTCCGGTGA
- the nadA gene encoding quinolinate synthase NadA has protein sequence MPAMETAEFDTELSLFKYDNLEQLPSEYRDLDESERTRRIEGALDALGDDVVILGHNYQRREIVEHADFVGDSYQLSKEAAAADAEYVVFGGVTFMAESADIITDDDQTVVLPSMEASCPMAGMAEALQVDAAWAELTAATDADVVPVTYMNSYADLKAFCAEHGGLVCTSSNADRAFEYALDEGDKVLFLPDKHLGENTAHRLGLEDEIAEWDPWDAASADAAAVVDNDVILWDGYCQVHERFSPSHVERVRADHEDARVVVHPECRREVVEAADVVGSTATIRETVAEAEPGETWAIGTEVHLTRHLQRWHPEVNVVPLCGEACMDCNAMRQIDPNYLAWVLEELAAGRERNVVEVAPEEKDLARVALDRMLEV, from the coding sequence ATGCCAGCAATGGAAACCGCCGAGTTCGATACCGAACTCAGTCTCTTCAAATACGACAATCTCGAACAGCTTCCATCTGAATACCGCGACCTCGACGAGAGCGAGCGAACGCGACGGATCGAGGGGGCGCTGGACGCGCTCGGCGACGACGTGGTGATCCTCGGTCACAACTACCAGCGGCGGGAGATCGTCGAGCACGCCGACTTCGTCGGCGACTCCTACCAACTGAGCAAGGAAGCCGCCGCGGCCGACGCGGAGTACGTCGTCTTCGGCGGGGTCACGTTCATGGCCGAGTCCGCCGACATCATCACCGACGACGACCAGACGGTCGTGCTCCCGAGCATGGAGGCGTCGTGCCCGATGGCGGGGATGGCGGAGGCGCTCCAGGTCGACGCGGCGTGGGCGGAGCTGACGGCCGCGACCGACGCGGACGTCGTGCCGGTCACCTACATGAACAGCTACGCCGACCTCAAGGCGTTCTGCGCCGAGCACGGCGGGCTGGTGTGTACCTCCTCGAACGCCGACCGCGCCTTCGAGTACGCGCTCGACGAGGGCGACAAGGTGCTGTTCCTCCCCGACAAGCACCTCGGGGAGAACACCGCTCACCGGCTCGGGCTCGAAGACGAGATCGCCGAGTGGGACCCCTGGGACGCCGCGTCCGCCGACGCGGCGGCGGTCGTCGACAACGACGTGATCCTCTGGGACGGCTACTGTCAGGTCCACGAGCGGTTCAGCCCGTCGCACGTCGAGCGGGTCCGGGCGGACCACGAGGACGCGCGGGTGGTCGTCCACCCCGAGTGCCGCCGGGAGGTCGTCGAGGCGGCGGACGTGGTCGGGTCCACCGCGACGATCCGCGAGACCGTCGCCGAGGCCGAGCCCGGCGAGACGTGGGCCATCGGGACCGAGGTCCACCTGACCCGCCACCTCCAGCGGTGGCACCCGGAGGTGAACGTCGTCCCGCTCTGCGGCGAGGCGTGCATGGACTGTAACGCGATGCGCCAGATCGACCCGAACTACCTCGCGTGGGTGCTCGAAGAGCTGGCCGCCGGCCGCGAGCGCAACGTCGTCGAGGTCGCGCCCGAGGAGAAGGACCTCGCGCGCGTCGCCCTCGACCGCATGCTGGAGGTGTGA
- a CDS encoding amphi-Trp domain-containing protein, which translates to MPEEVLFKSESRRSREEIAAYLRTVADSLDAGNAITLTRGDESTTLEPPARPTFEVKAEREGPAEGPGELSVEFELEWDEDGGEEAADGELTIE; encoded by the coding sequence ATGCCCGAAGAAGTCCTGTTCAAGTCGGAAAGCCGTCGGAGCCGGGAGGAGATCGCCGCGTACCTGCGGACGGTCGCGGACTCGCTCGACGCCGGGAACGCGATCACACTCACGCGCGGCGACGAGTCGACGACGCTGGAACCGCCCGCGCGGCCCACCTTCGAGGTGAAGGCGGAGCGCGAGGGGCCGGCCGAGGGGCCGGGCGAGCTGAGCGTCGAGTTCGAACTGGAGTGGGACGAGGACGGCGGCGAGGAAGCGGCGGACGGCGAGCTGACGATCGAGTGA
- the nadC gene encoding carboxylating nicotinate-nucleotide diphosphorylase — MLTDADVERWLREDVGHHDVTNDVPGETSGRLVAKEPGVAAGVDAASAVFDYLDATVTERVADGTAVDPGDALLRVAGPARAVLRGERVAVNVAAHASGVATRTDAAVEAAREVDPDVRVAATRKTTPGLRGVEKRAVAAAGGDTHRLDLSHMVMVKDNHVAELGLTEAIERFRERASFATNVEVEVEGPDAAARAAAAGADVVLLDNMTPAETAAAVERVAAADGDALTEASGGITVEAVPDYAGTGVDVISMGGLTHSAPALDLSFRTGGDG; from the coding sequence ATGCTCACCGACGCCGACGTGGAGCGCTGGCTCCGCGAGGACGTGGGCCACCACGACGTGACCAACGACGTGCCGGGCGAGACGAGCGGCCGGCTCGTCGCGAAAGAGCCCGGCGTCGCGGCCGGCGTCGACGCCGCGAGCGCCGTGTTCGACTACCTCGACGCGACTGTGACCGAGCGCGTCGCGGACGGGACCGCCGTCGACCCGGGCGACGCGCTGCTGCGGGTCGCGGGCCCGGCGAGGGCGGTCCTCCGCGGCGAGCGCGTCGCCGTGAACGTCGCGGCCCACGCTTCGGGAGTGGCGACGCGGACCGACGCCGCGGTTGAGGCCGCCCGCGAGGTCGATCCGGACGTCCGGGTCGCCGCCACGCGCAAGACGACGCCCGGGCTCCGGGGAGTAGAGAAGCGCGCGGTCGCGGCCGCCGGCGGCGACACCCATCGGCTCGACCTCTCGCACATGGTCATGGTCAAGGACAACCACGTCGCGGAGCTGGGGCTGACGGAGGCGATCGAGCGCTTCCGCGAGCGCGCCTCCTTCGCGACGAACGTCGAGGTCGAGGTCGAGGGGCCCGACGCAGCCGCACGCGCCGCCGCGGCCGGCGCCGACGTGGTCCTGCTCGACAACATGACGCCCGCGGAAACGGCGGCCGCGGTCGAGCGCGTGGCCGCCGCGGACGGCGACGCGCTGACCGAGGCGTCGGGCGGTATCACGGTGGAGGCCGTCCCGGACTACGCCGGGACCGGCGTCGACGTGATCTCGATGGGCGGGCTCACGCACTCCGCGCCGGCGCTCGACCTGTCGTTCCGGACGGGAGGCGACGGGTAG
- a CDS encoding DUF5811 family protein, with protein MNGNNPYAGAPGVTDAGSPAAVDLSPDQEKQLRRAVAGIVSRTESYLPDSYAVGSELSVGADGPQATVAVNPPAGHPVSAGFTPDPEDLDAGIAESDTDEVARGLAASAAVQVMDAVGDITPTAK; from the coding sequence ATGAACGGCAACAACCCGTACGCCGGGGCACCGGGTGTGACGGACGCGGGCTCGCCCGCGGCCGTCGACCTCTCTCCGGACCAGGAAAAACAGCTCCGGCGCGCGGTCGCCGGAATCGTATCGCGCACGGAGTCGTATCTCCCCGACAGCTACGCGGTCGGCTCCGAGCTGTCCGTCGGCGCCGACGGTCCGCAGGCGACCGTCGCGGTGAACCCCCCGGCCGGCCACCCCGTCTCGGCCGGCTTCACGCCGGACCCGGAGGACTTGGACGCCGGCATCGCCGAGTCCGACACCGACGAGGTCGCCCGCGGGCTCGCCGCCAGCGCGGCGGTCCAGGTGATGGACGCCGTCGGCGACATCACGCCCACCGCGAAGTGA